The following proteins come from a genomic window of Yinghuangia sp. ASG 101:
- a CDS encoding cysteine desulfurase: MTTTLAGLLDTETIRKDFPVLSRTLHDGKPLVYLDNAATSQKPKQVLDALNAYYELHNANVHRGVHVLAEEATALYEGARDKVAAFVNAPSRDEVVFTKNSSEALNLVANMLTWADEPFRVGPGAEVVITEMEHHSNIVPWQLLCQRTGARLKWFGLTDDGRLDLSDIDRVITENTKVVSVVHTSNILGTINPLDAIVRRAHDVGALVVVDASQAAPHVPLDVQALEADFVAFTGHKMLAPTGIGVLWGRLGLLEELPPFLGGGEMIETVTMSASTYAPAPHKFEAGTPPIAQAVGLGAAIDYLDALGMDKVEAHEHALTAYAIDALASVPGLEIIGPKTAEARGAAISFKFGDLHPHDVGQVLDEQGIAVRVGHHCARPVCLRYGVPATTRASFYLYSTPAEVDALVAGLEHVRRFFG, encoded by the coding sequence ATGACGACAACCCTCGCGGGGCTCCTGGACACCGAGACGATCCGCAAGGACTTCCCGGTCCTGTCCCGCACGCTGCACGACGGCAAGCCGCTCGTCTACCTGGACAACGCGGCGACCTCCCAGAAGCCCAAGCAGGTCCTGGACGCGCTGAACGCGTACTACGAGCTGCACAACGCCAACGTGCACCGCGGCGTCCACGTGCTCGCCGAGGAGGCCACGGCGCTGTACGAGGGCGCCCGCGACAAGGTGGCCGCCTTCGTCAACGCGCCCTCGCGCGACGAGGTGGTCTTCACCAAGAACTCCTCGGAGGCCCTGAACCTCGTCGCCAACATGCTGACGTGGGCGGACGAGCCGTTCCGCGTCGGGCCGGGCGCCGAGGTGGTCATCACCGAGATGGAGCACCACTCGAACATCGTGCCGTGGCAGCTGCTGTGCCAGCGCACGGGCGCGCGGCTCAAGTGGTTCGGGCTGACCGACGACGGCCGCCTCGACCTCTCGGACATCGACCGGGTCATCACCGAGAACACCAAGGTGGTCTCGGTGGTCCACACCTCCAACATCCTCGGCACGATCAATCCGCTCGACGCGATCGTGCGCCGGGCCCACGACGTCGGCGCCCTCGTGGTCGTCGACGCGTCGCAGGCGGCGCCGCACGTCCCGCTCGACGTGCAGGCCCTCGAAGCCGACTTCGTGGCGTTCACCGGCCACAAGATGCTCGCCCCGACCGGCATCGGCGTCCTGTGGGGGCGGCTCGGCCTGCTCGAGGAGCTTCCGCCGTTCCTGGGCGGCGGCGAGATGATCGAGACCGTGACGATGAGCGCGTCGACGTACGCGCCCGCGCCGCACAAGTTCGAGGCCGGCACCCCGCCGATCGCGCAGGCGGTCGGGCTCGGCGCGGCCATCGACTACCTCGACGCGCTCGGCATGGACAAGGTCGAGGCGCACGAGCACGCGCTCACGGCGTACGCCATCGACGCGCTGGCGTCGGTACCGGGCCTGGAGATCATCGGGCCGAAGACCGCCGAGGCGCGCGGCGCGGCGATCTCCTTCAAGTTCGGCGACCTGCACCCGCACGACGTGGGCCAGGTGCTGGACGAGCAGGGCATCGCGGTCCGCGTCGGCCACCACTGCGCGCGCCCGGTGTGCCTGCGCTACGGCGTCCCGGCCACCACGCGCGCGTCGTTCTACCTGTACTCGACTCCGGCCGAGGTCGACGCCCTGGTGGCCGGCCTGGAACACGTACGCCGTTTCTTCGGCTGA
- the sufC gene encoding Fe-S cluster assembly ATPase SufC: MATLEIRDLHVSVEAETGPREILRGVDLTVKQGETHAIMGPNGSGKSTLAYSIAGHPKYTVTGGSVTLDGEDVLSMTVDERARAGLFLAMQYPVEVAGVSVSNFLRTAATAVRGEAPKLRLWVKEVKEAMERLQMDPAFAERNVNEGFSGGEKKRHEILQLELLKPKIAVLDETDSGLDVDALRIVSEGVNRVRDTGEIGTLLITHYTRILRYIKPDHVHVFAGGRIVESGGPELADKLEAEGYEAYAGVKESA, encoded by the coding sequence ATGGCAACGCTTGAGATCCGCGACCTGCACGTCAGCGTGGAGGCCGAGACCGGCCCCCGCGAGATCCTGCGCGGCGTCGACCTGACCGTGAAACAGGGCGAGACCCACGCCATCATGGGCCCCAACGGCTCCGGCAAGTCGACCCTGGCCTACTCGATCGCCGGGCACCCGAAGTACACCGTGACCGGCGGCAGCGTCACCCTCGACGGCGAGGACGTGCTGTCGATGACCGTCGACGAGCGCGCCCGCGCCGGACTGTTCCTCGCGATGCAGTACCCGGTCGAGGTGGCCGGGGTGTCCGTCTCGAACTTCCTGCGTACGGCCGCCACCGCGGTGCGCGGCGAGGCCCCCAAGCTGCGGCTGTGGGTCAAGGAGGTCAAGGAGGCGATGGAACGCCTCCAGATGGACCCGGCGTTCGCCGAGCGCAACGTCAACGAGGGCTTCTCCGGCGGCGAGAAGAAGCGCCACGAGATCCTGCAGCTGGAGCTGCTGAAGCCGAAGATCGCGGTGCTCGACGAGACCGACTCCGGGCTCGACGTCGACGCGCTGCGGATCGTCTCGGAGGGCGTCAACCGGGTCCGCGACACCGGCGAGATCGGCACGCTGCTGATCACGCACTACACGCGGATCCTCCGCTACATCAAGCCCGACCACGTCCACGTGTTCGCGGGCGGCAGGATCGTCGAGTCCGGCGGCCCTGAACTGGCCGACAAGCTTGAGGCCGAGGGCTACGAGGCCTACGCCGGAGTCAAGGAGAGCGCATGA
- a CDS encoding non-heme iron oxygenase ferredoxin subunit, whose translation MTYVRACGEAELADDTPLRVVLGGVPVTLVRTEGEVYAINDVCSHANVSLSEGEVEDCAIECWLHGSRFDLRTGRPSGPPATQPVPVYPVKIEADAVYVDLNQES comes from the coding sequence ATGACGTACGTACGCGCCTGCGGCGAAGCCGAGTTGGCGGACGACACGCCGCTGCGGGTGGTCCTGGGTGGCGTACCCGTCACGCTCGTGCGCACCGAGGGTGAGGTGTACGCGATCAACGACGTGTGCAGCCACGCCAATGTGTCGCTGTCCGAGGGCGAGGTCGAGGACTGCGCGATCGAGTGCTGGCTGCACGGCTCGCGCTTCGACCTGCGGACCGGCCGCCCGTCGGGCCCCCCGGCCACCCAGCCGGTGCCCGTGTACCCCGTGAAGATCGAGGCCGACGCGGTATACGTCGACCTGAACCAGGAGTCCTGA
- the sufD gene encoding Fe-S cluster assembly protein SufD, producing the protein MASANNSGSTTAGSIAVREAGAGDELAGPGTGRMVSQPADARQVAVASYDVNDFPVPTGREEDWRFTPLDRLRGLHDGTFGEVGAPTVEVDAPAGVVVETVGRDDARLGKTGAPVDRVAAQAFSSFEKATVVTFPRELAPGEPAVVRTRGTGATGFGHLTITVEAFAEAVVVLDHGGKGAYADNVEFLVADGARLTVISVQDWDAGSVHLGHHVARLGRDATFTSVVATLGGTLVRLFPRVVFDAPGGDASLYGVYFADSGQHLEHRLFVDHDVPRCRSHVTYKGALQGSDARTVWIGDVLIRAAAEGTDTYELNRNLLLTEGARADSVPNLEIETGEIAGAGHASATGRFDDEQLFYLQARGIPADEARRLVVRGFFAEIIARIGIPELEQRLMTAIEAGLEAGAR; encoded by the coding sequence ATGGCAAGCGCTAACAACTCCGGTAGCACCACCGCCGGTTCCATCGCCGTGCGCGAGGCCGGGGCCGGCGACGAGCTGGCCGGCCCCGGCACCGGGCGCATGGTCAGCCAGCCGGCCGACGCCCGGCAGGTCGCCGTCGCCTCGTACGACGTGAACGACTTCCCCGTGCCGACCGGCCGCGAGGAGGACTGGCGGTTCACCCCGCTGGACCGGCTCCGCGGGCTGCACGACGGCACGTTCGGCGAGGTCGGCGCCCCCACCGTCGAGGTGGACGCCCCGGCCGGTGTCGTCGTGGAGACCGTGGGCCGTGACGACGCGCGCCTCGGCAAGACGGGCGCACCGGTCGACCGGGTCGCCGCCCAGGCGTTCTCGTCGTTCGAGAAGGCCACCGTGGTGACCTTCCCCCGCGAACTCGCGCCGGGCGAACCGGCCGTCGTGCGCACGCGCGGCACCGGCGCCACCGGGTTCGGCCACCTGACGATCACCGTCGAGGCGTTCGCCGAGGCGGTCGTGGTGCTCGACCACGGCGGCAAGGGCGCGTACGCCGACAACGTCGAATTCCTCGTCGCGGACGGCGCGCGGCTCACCGTCATCTCGGTGCAGGACTGGGACGCGGGCTCCGTACACCTGGGCCACCACGTCGCCCGCCTGGGCCGCGACGCCACCTTCACGTCGGTGGTCGCGACCCTCGGCGGCACGCTCGTGCGGCTGTTCCCGCGCGTGGTGTTCGACGCCCCCGGCGGCGACGCGTCGCTGTACGGCGTCTACTTCGCCGACTCGGGCCAGCACCTGGAACACCGCCTGTTCGTCGACCACGACGTGCCGCGCTGCCGCAGCCACGTCACGTACAAGGGCGCGCTCCAGGGCTCGGACGCCCGCACGGTGTGGATCGGCGACGTGCTGATCCGCGCGGCGGCCGAGGGCACCGACACCTACGAGCTGAACCGCAACCTGCTGCTCACCGAGGGCGCGCGCGCCGATTCGGTGCCCAACCTGGAGATCGAGACCGGCGAGATCGCCGGCGCGGGGCACGCGAGCGCCACCGGGCGGTTCGACGACGAGCAGTTGTTCTACCTCCAGGCCCGCGGCATCCCCGCCGACGAGGCCCGCCGCCTGGTGGTACGCGGCTTCTTCGCCGAGATCATCGCGCGGATCGGCATCCCGGAGCTGGAGCAGCGCCTGATGACGGCCATCGAGGCGGGCCTGGAAGCAGGCGCCCGATGA
- the sufB gene encoding Fe-S cluster assembly protein SufB gives MTTEARPELDGLGTYEYGWADPDVAGATARRGLSEAVVRDISAKKNEPEWMLKLRLKGLRLFDKKPMPTWGSDLSGIDFDNIKYFVRSTEKQAASWEDLPEDIKNTYDKLGIPEAEKQRLVAGVAAQYESEVVYHQIREDLEEQGVIFLDTDTGLREHPEIFQEYFGSVIPVGDNKFAALNTAVWSGGSFIYVPKGVHVEIPLQAYFRINTENMGQFERTLIIADEGSYVHYVEGCTAPIYSSDSLHSAVVEIVVKKNARVRYTTIQNWSNNVYNLVTKRAVAHEGATMEWIDGNIGSKVTMKYPAVWLLGEHAKGETLSIAFAGEGQHQDAGSKMVHCAPNTSSNIVSKSVARAGGRTSYRGLVQIEDGAKGSTSSVKCDALLVDTVSRSDTYPYVDVREDDVSMGHEATVSKVSDDQLFYLMSRGMTEDEAMAMIVRGFVEPIARELPMEYALELNRLIELQMEGAVG, from the coding sequence ATGACCACCGAAGCTCGCCCCGAGCTCGACGGCCTGGGCACGTACGAGTACGGCTGGGCCGACCCGGATGTCGCGGGCGCGACCGCGCGCCGCGGCCTGTCCGAAGCCGTCGTCCGAGACATCTCGGCGAAGAAGAACGAGCCCGAGTGGATGCTCAAGCTCCGCCTCAAGGGCCTGCGGCTGTTCGACAAGAAGCCCATGCCGACGTGGGGCTCGGACCTGTCCGGGATCGACTTCGACAACATCAAGTACTTCGTGCGGTCCACCGAGAAGCAGGCGGCCTCGTGGGAGGACCTGCCGGAGGACATCAAGAACACGTACGACAAGCTCGGCATCCCCGAGGCGGAGAAGCAGCGTCTGGTCGCCGGCGTCGCGGCGCAGTACGAGTCCGAGGTCGTCTACCACCAGATCCGCGAGGACCTGGAGGAGCAGGGCGTCATCTTCCTGGACACCGACACCGGCCTGCGCGAGCACCCGGAGATCTTCCAGGAGTACTTCGGGTCGGTCATCCCGGTCGGCGACAACAAGTTCGCCGCGCTGAACACCGCGGTGTGGTCCGGCGGCTCGTTCATCTACGTGCCGAAGGGCGTGCACGTCGAGATCCCGCTCCAGGCCTACTTCCGGATCAACACCGAGAACATGGGCCAGTTCGAGCGGACGCTGATCATCGCGGACGAGGGCTCGTACGTGCACTACGTCGAGGGCTGCACCGCGCCGATCTACTCGTCGGACTCGCTGCACTCGGCCGTGGTCGAGATCGTCGTCAAGAAGAACGCGCGGGTGCGCTACACGACGATCCAGAACTGGTCGAACAACGTCTACAACCTGGTCACCAAGCGGGCCGTCGCCCACGAGGGCGCGACCATGGAGTGGATCGACGGCAACATCGGCTCCAAGGTGACGATGAAGTACCCGGCCGTCTGGCTGCTCGGCGAGCACGCGAAGGGCGAGACGCTGTCGATCGCCTTCGCGGGCGAGGGCCAGCACCAGGACGCGGGATCCAAGATGGTGCACTGCGCGCCGAACACGTCGTCGAACATCGTGTCGAAGTCGGTCGCGCGCGCGGGCGGACGCACCTCCTACCGCGGCCTGGTCCAGATCGAGGACGGCGCGAAGGGCTCCACCTCGTCGGTGAAGTGCGACGCGCTGCTGGTCGACACGGTCTCGCGCTCCGACACGTACCCGTACGTGGACGTGCGCGAGGACGACGTGTCGATGGGCCACGAGGCGACCGTCTCCAAGGTCTCCGACGACCAGCTGTTCTACCTCATGAGCCGCGGGATGACCGAGGACGAGGCCATGGCGATGATCGTGCGCGGCTTCGTCGAGCCGATCGCCCGCGAGCTGCCCATGGAGTACGCCCTCGAACTGAACCGCCTGATCGAGCTGCAGATGGAAGGGGCTGTGGGCTAG
- a CDS encoding helix-turn-helix transcriptional regulator — protein sequence MREDAEPRGRSTAAGVGVPETDAHAGTRNKVARSILAHGPSTAADLAERLDLTAAAVRRHLDALLADGVIEARQQRVYGQRGRGRPAKVFALTDAGRGSFHQEYDVLAAQALRFLAEVAGDDAVMAFARGRVADLEARYLPVVENAPAEKRAEALAEALSADGYAASARQAPGGEQLCQHHCPVAHVAERFPQLCEAETEVFARLLGTHVQRLATLAHGDGVCTTHVPKNVTGRDPA from the coding sequence ATGCGCGAGGACGCGGAACCCCGGGGGCGGAGCACCGCCGCCGGAGTCGGCGTGCCCGAAACGGACGCGCATGCGGGCACCCGCAACAAGGTCGCCCGGTCGATCCTCGCGCACGGCCCGTCGACCGCGGCGGATCTCGCCGAACGGCTCGACCTCACCGCCGCCGCGGTGCGCCGCCACCTGGACGCGCTGCTCGCGGACGGCGTGATCGAGGCCCGCCAGCAGCGGGTGTACGGTCAGCGCGGGCGGGGCCGCCCCGCGAAGGTGTTCGCGCTCACGGACGCCGGCCGCGGGTCATTCCATCAGGAATACGACGTCCTGGCCGCCCAGGCCCTGCGCTTCCTCGCGGAGGTCGCGGGCGACGACGCGGTCATGGCGTTCGCCCGCGGGCGGGTGGCCGACCTGGAGGCCAGGTACCTCCCGGTCGTCGAGAACGCCCCCGCCGAAAAACGGGCCGAGGCGCTGGCAGAGGCGCTGTCCGCCGACGGATACGCCGCGAGCGCGCGGCAGGCTCCCGGCGGAGAGCAGCTTTGCCAGCACCACTGCCCGGTGGCGCATGTCGCCGAGCGGTTCCCCCAGCTGTGCGAGGCGGAGACCGAGGTGTTCGCGCGACTCCTCGGCACCCACGTCCAGCGGTTGGCGACCCTCGCCCATGGCGACGGCGTCTGCACCACGCACGTACCGAAGAACGTCACCGGGAGGGACCCCGCATGA
- a CDS encoding TetR/AcrR family transcriptional regulator: MASRTGEPPPDEGAPTRRRGRALEQAIYQAVFDELLRVGYAGLTMDGIAAAARTGKAPLYRRWPEKDALLLDALRDRLPKAEDIDLTGDLRTDLLAILRFLHSACTMTADPALQTVKHSHEATHQLVRERIAAPTRRMMLEVLRAGEARGDVRPGAATPLTARVGSALVTYQNLTGPEELDDAYIVRVVDEVLLPMLRPDAAPETGATPPHQATTLRETGRSPAC, translated from the coding sequence GTGGCATCCCGTACCGGCGAACCGCCCCCCGACGAGGGCGCTCCCACGCGCAGGCGCGGACGTGCGCTCGAACAGGCCATCTACCAGGCCGTGTTCGACGAACTCCTCAGAGTCGGGTACGCCGGGCTCACCATGGACGGCATCGCCGCCGCCGCCCGCACGGGCAAAGCCCCGCTCTACCGCCGCTGGCCCGAGAAGGACGCCCTCCTCCTCGACGCGCTGCGCGACCGACTCCCCAAGGCGGAAGACATCGACCTGACCGGCGACCTGCGCACCGACCTGCTCGCGATCCTGCGCTTCCTGCACAGCGCGTGCACGATGACCGCCGACCCCGCGCTCCAGACCGTCAAGCACTCCCACGAGGCGACGCACCAACTCGTCCGCGAACGCATCGCGGCCCCGACCCGCCGCATGATGCTGGAGGTGCTGCGCGCGGGCGAGGCGCGCGGCGACGTGCGCCCGGGGGCGGCCACCCCGCTCACCGCGCGCGTGGGCTCCGCCCTGGTGACCTACCAGAACCTGACCGGCCCCGAGGAACTGGACGACGCGTACATCGTGCGGGTCGTCGACGAGGTGCTTCTCCCGATGCTGCGCCCGGACGCCGCGCCCGAGACGGGCGCCACACCACCGCACCAGGCAACTACTTTGCGTGAGACAGGCAGGTCACCGGCCTGTTAG
- a CDS encoding MFS transporter, with product MSASASTPAASATPPVGGAAAPPPPDEAGPPRPGLALAVVVGAMLLVGIDVTVVNLALPDMRAALDMSSTASAWILNAYTLSYGGLLLLGGRVGDALGRRRVFCAGVGLFTAASLLAGLAPWAWWLIAARVLQGVGGALIGPSTMALLVSMFAGAARARAISWYSAVLGGGATVGLILGGLLTELASWRWVFLINVPLGAALVVLAPRIVPRVDRAASGTRPAFDFAGTITVTGGVGALVYACIRAGSHGWGDGATVAALIVAAVLLAVFVPTQRHAAEPLTRTATRGTLARILPPVALLGAAMFGVLFFLGQYFQEARGYTPVRAGLAFLPMMAAQFAMARLAPTLVRRVGPAWPAVTGASAVTVGLLWLWRIGETDAYAAGILGPLVLVGAGAGAAMSPMSIFGLSGVAPAESGAASGLLQTTQWLAGTVGLAVWVTVFGHATRDAAPGASPEHVLTHGVGASFGAAAISAAAAVLAASTLFRARRDAA from the coding sequence ATGTCCGCGTCCGCCTCCACTCCGGCCGCCTCCGCCACTCCACCCGTCGGGGGAGCCGCGGCGCCGCCCCCTCCCGACGAGGCCGGACCACCTCGGCCCGGGCTCGCCCTCGCGGTCGTCGTCGGGGCGATGCTGCTCGTCGGCATCGACGTGACCGTCGTCAACCTCGCGCTGCCGGACATGCGCGCGGCACTCGACATGTCCTCGACCGCGTCCGCCTGGATCCTCAACGCCTACACGCTCTCCTACGGCGGCCTGCTCCTGCTCGGCGGACGCGTCGGCGACGCGCTGGGCCGCCGCCGCGTGTTCTGCGCGGGTGTCGGCCTGTTCACCGCGGCCTCGCTGCTGGCCGGGCTGGCCCCCTGGGCGTGGTGGCTCATCGCCGCCCGCGTCCTGCAGGGCGTCGGCGGCGCGCTCATCGGACCGAGCACCATGGCGCTGCTCGTCAGCATGTTCGCCGGCGCCGCCCGAGCGCGCGCGATCTCCTGGTACTCCGCGGTCCTCGGCGGCGGTGCGACCGTCGGCCTGATCCTCGGCGGGCTGCTCACCGAACTCGCCTCATGGCGTTGGGTGTTCCTGATCAACGTGCCGCTCGGCGCGGCCCTCGTGGTGCTGGCGCCGCGGATCGTGCCCCGCGTCGACCGCGCCGCCTCCGGCACCCGTCCCGCCTTCGACTTCGCCGGAACGATCACCGTCACCGGCGGCGTCGGCGCGCTGGTGTACGCGTGTATCCGGGCCGGCTCGCACGGTTGGGGCGACGGCGCCACGGTCGCCGCGCTGATCGTGGCCGCGGTGCTGCTCGCCGTCTTCGTCCCCACCCAGCGCCACGCCGCCGAACCGCTCACCCGCACGGCCACCCGCGGCACCCTCGCCCGGATCCTGCCGCCCGTCGCGCTCCTCGGCGCCGCGATGTTCGGCGTGCTGTTCTTCCTCGGGCAGTACTTCCAGGAGGCCCGCGGCTACACCCCGGTCCGGGCCGGCCTGGCGTTCCTGCCGATGATGGCCGCGCAGTTCGCCATGGCGCGGCTCGCGCCGACCCTCGTGCGCCGCGTGGGACCGGCCTGGCCCGCGGTGACCGGCGCGTCCGCGGTGACGGTCGGGCTGCTGTGGCTGTGGCGGATCGGGGAGACGGACGCGTACGCGGCCGGCATCCTCGGCCCGCTGGTACTCGTCGGCGCGGGGGCGGGAGCGGCCATGTCGCCCATGAGCATCTTCGGCCTCTCCGGCGTCGCGCCGGCCGAATCGGGCGCCGCGTCCGGACTGCTCCAGACCACGCAGTGGCTGGCCGGAACGGTCGGCCTGGCGGTCTGGGTGACCGTGTTCGGCCACGCCACCCGCGACGCCGCCCCCGGCGCGAGCCCCGAGCACGTCCTCACCCACGGCGTCGGCGCCTCCTTCGGCGCCGCGGCGATCAGCGCGGCGGCGGCGGTGCTTGCCGCGTCGACACTCTTCCGCGCGCGCCGGGACGCGGCCTGA
- a CDS encoding ABC transporter ATP-binding protein, with protein MDSAQGPAVEIVGLVKKYGDKTAVDGLDLVVDAGSVTAVLGPNGAGKTSTIEVCEGYRRADAGRVRVLGLDPGADGERLRPRVGVMLQSGGVYAGARAEEMLRHVARLHAHPLDIPTLVERLGLASCGRTTYRRLSGGQQQRLALALAVVGRPELVFLDEPTAGLDPQARRATWDLVRDLRTDGVTVVLTTHFMDEAEHLADDVHIIDRGRVIASGSPEALCRDGAEDSLRFSGPPGLDLTAMVAALPEGAKAFEVARGAYRVEGDIGPQLLATVTAWCAQHGVMPEKLTVERRTLEDVFLELTGRELRT; from the coding sequence ATGGACTCCGCGCAGGGGCCTGCCGTCGAGATCGTCGGTCTGGTCAAGAAGTACGGCGACAAAACCGCCGTGGACGGACTCGACCTCGTGGTCGACGCCGGATCGGTGACGGCCGTCCTCGGGCCCAACGGCGCGGGCAAGACGTCGACCATCGAGGTCTGCGAGGGGTACCGCCGCGCGGACGCCGGGCGCGTCCGCGTACTCGGCCTGGATCCCGGCGCCGACGGCGAGCGGCTGCGGCCCCGGGTCGGCGTCATGCTGCAATCCGGCGGTGTGTACGCGGGCGCCCGTGCCGAGGAGATGCTGCGGCACGTCGCCCGGCTGCACGCCCACCCGCTCGACATCCCGACCCTGGTCGAACGCCTGGGGCTGGCCTCCTGCGGCCGGACGACCTACCGGCGCCTGTCCGGCGGGCAGCAGCAGCGCCTCGCCCTGGCCCTCGCGGTCGTCGGCCGGCCCGAGCTGGTCTTCCTGGACGAGCCGACCGCGGGCCTCGACCCGCAGGCCCGCCGCGCGACCTGGGACCTCGTCCGCGACCTGCGGACCGACGGCGTCACCGTCGTCCTCACCACCCACTTCATGGACGAGGCCGAACACCTCGCCGACGACGTGCACATCATCGACCGCGGCCGGGTGATCGCCTCCGGGTCGCCCGAGGCACTGTGCCGTGACGGCGCGGAGGACTCACTGCGCTTCTCCGGCCCTCCCGGGCTGGACCTGACCGCGATGGTGGCCGCACTGCCCGAGGGGGCGAAGGCCTTCGAGGTCGCGCGCGGCGCGTACCGTGTCGAGGGCGACATCGGCCCGCAGTTGCTGGCCACCGTCACCGCGTGGTGTGCGCAGCACGGCGTCATGCCGGAGAAGCTGACCGTCGAACGCCGCACGCTGGAAGACGTGTTCCTCGAACTGACCGGGCGGGAGCTGCGGACGTGA
- a CDS encoding ABC transporter permease — protein sequence MIAAQTLLETRMLLRNGEQLLLTIVIPSLLLVLFGAVDVVDVGELAPGEERVDFLAPGLLALAVLSTAFTGQAIATGFERRYGVLKRLGATPLPRWGLMVAKTGCVLLVEVLQVALLAAIALGLGWDPHGNPLAVVLLLVLGTAAFSGLGLLMAGTLRAEATLAAANLVFVLLLVCGGVIVPLDKFPGGVEAVLALTPIAALSDGLRDVLREGAAMPWGDAGILAVWAVLGLAAAARFFRWE from the coding sequence ATGATCGCGGCGCAGACGCTGCTGGAGACCAGGATGCTGCTGCGCAACGGCGAGCAGCTGCTGCTGACGATCGTGATCCCGTCGCTGCTCCTGGTGCTCTTCGGCGCGGTCGACGTCGTCGACGTGGGCGAACTGGCCCCCGGCGAGGAACGCGTCGACTTCCTCGCCCCCGGGCTGCTCGCGCTCGCGGTGCTGTCCACGGCGTTCACCGGCCAGGCCATCGCGACCGGCTTCGAACGGCGGTACGGCGTCCTCAAGCGCCTCGGTGCGACACCCCTGCCGCGCTGGGGCCTGATGGTCGCCAAGACCGGCTGCGTGCTGCTCGTCGAGGTGCTCCAGGTGGCGCTGCTGGCCGCGATCGCCCTCGGCCTCGGCTGGGATCCGCACGGCAATCCGCTCGCGGTCGTCCTGCTGCTCGTGCTGGGCACGGCCGCGTTCTCGGGGCTCGGCCTGCTCATGGCCGGCACACTGCGCGCCGAGGCGACGCTGGCCGCGGCGAACCTCGTGTTCGTCCTGCTGCTGGTGTGCGGCGGCGTGATCGTGCCGCTCGACAAATTCCCGGGCGGCGTCGAGGCGGTGCTCGCCCTCACGCCGATCGCCGCGCTCTCCGACGGGCTGCGCGACGTGTTGCGCGAGGGCGCCGCGATGCCCTGGGGCGACGCGGGAATCCTGGCCGTGTGGGCGGTGCTCGGGCTCGCGGCGGCGGCGCGGTTCTTCCGCTGGGAGTAG